From a single Miscanthus floridulus cultivar M001 chromosome 8, ASM1932011v1, whole genome shotgun sequence genomic region:
- the LOC136476662 gene encoding uncharacterized protein isoform X1 — MSSPPTRLLLLFLPPAPPPPPPLLIRTRHGHLQAPAAPPRGAARPRPPPRARPRRQLPLGLLISSSLPALGLLFQNGDAEARQGGGAPERDVRRPAGAALGLGGDARGARATPRRGVGADWGSPLRLLRVHSHVDVYNFTSNTWAERFDMPKEMAHSHLGMASDGRYIYAVSGQYGPQCRASINRNFVFDTETREWHELPPLPFPRYAPATQLWRGRLHVMGGGKEDRHEPGLEHWSLAVKDGKALENEWQAEVPIPRGGPHRFLRTGHPLGLAPKKSLAIQAGQMTSPGVTPVSSRSGADVGSALANPTASVVAPTPAKVTEQAASSMVDVVQPAEGRIPPVEVVVTAPSQDQPGAAAVALEGVVQSAPPGAQVDPPVALEAAQMEEGPVGGSSSAAVVPHRVRREPPPAPLSGGSRSPAWGEPPLQWMAAQDPTSALFSLDDHSESMEREGLDIGISTMLEALDQARGALREIVVPTT, encoded by the exons ATGTCGTCGCCGCCGAcgcgtcttcttcttctttttctcccccctgctcctcctcctcctccgcccctCCTCATTCGAACCCGCCATGGTCACCTCCAAGCCCCTGCCGCTCCGCCTCGCGGTGCCGCTCGCCCTCGCCCTCCTCCTCGCGCTCGCCCTCGTCGCCAACTTCCTCTGGGCCTCCTCATCTCGTCGAGCCTCCCCGCTCTCGGCCTCCTCTTCCAGAACG GTGATGCGGAAGCGCGCCAAGGCGGTGGGGCACCTGAACGCGACGTACGCAGACCTGCCGGCGCCGCACTGGGACTGGGAGGAGATGCCCGCGGCGCCCGTGCCACGCCTCGACGGGGCGTCGGTGCAGATTGGGGATCTCCTCTACGTCTTCTCCGG GTCCATTCTCATGTTGATGTTTACAATTTCACTTCTAACACATGGGCCGAAAGGTTTGATATGCCCAAGGAGATGGCACATTCTCATTTAGGAATGGCCTCAGATGGTAGGTACATCTATGCAGTTTCAGGACAGTATGGACCACAGTGCCGCGCCTCGATCAATCGCAACTTCGTTTTCGACACAGAGACTAGAGAGTGGCATGAGTTGCCCCCTTTACCATTTCCTAG GTATGCACCAGCTACTCAGCTTTGGCGTGGGCGGCTCCATGTGATGGGTGGAGGCAAAGAGGACCGTCATGAACCTGGATTGGAGCATTGGAGCCTTGCTGTCAAGGATGGCAAGGCACTGGAGAACGAGTGGCAAGCTGAAGTACCCATACCACGTGGTGGACCTCATAG gttcttgcggacgggtcaccccctggggctggcgcccaagaagagtctcgccattcAAGCGGGACAGATGACGTCGCCTGGTGTCACCCCTGTTTcgagcaggagtggtgccgacgtcGGGTCTGCGTTGGCCAACCCGACGGCGTCTGTGGTGGCACCCACGCCCGCGAAGGTTACCGAGCAGGCGGCTTCCTCCATGGTGGACGtggtacagccggccgagggccgcataccgccggtggaggtggtcgtgaccgcaccaagccaggatcagccgggggcggccgcggtggcgctcgagggcgtggtgcaatccgcgcccccgggggcccaggtggatccgcccgtggcgctcgaagcggcccagatggaggagggcccagtcggagggtcctcgagcgcggcagtggtgccgcatagggtcaggagggagccgcccccggcccctttgtcgggaggaagccgctcccccgcgtggggggagccgccgcttcagtggatggccgctcaggacccgacgtcggctcttttctcgctcgatgatcattctgagagcatggagcgggagggtcttgacatcggaatttcgaccatgctggaggccctggaccaggccagaggagccctgcgtgaaatcgttgttcctactacctag
- the LOC136476662 gene encoding kelch repeat-containing protein At3g27220-like isoform X2 translates to MVTSKPLPLRLAVPLALALLLALALVANFLWASSSRRASPLSASSSRTVMRKRAKAVGHLNATYADLPAPHWDWEEMPAAPVPRLDGASVQIGDLLYVFSGYGNIDHVHSHVDVYNFTSNTWAERFDMPKEMAHSHLGMASDGRYIYAVSGQYGPQCRASINRNFVFDTETREWHELPPLPFPRYAPATQLWRGRLHVMGGGKEDRHEPGLEHWSLAVKDGKALENEWQAEVPIPRGGPHRFLRTGHPLGLAPKKSLAIQAGQMTSPGVTPVSSRSGADVGSALANPTASVVAPTPAKVTEQAASSMVDVVQPAEGRIPPVEVVVTAPSQDQPGAAAVALEGVVQSAPPGAQVDPPVALEAAQMEEGPVGGSSSAAVVPHRVRREPPPAPLSGGSRSPAWGEPPLQWMAAQDPTSALFSLDDHSESMEREGLDIGISTMLEALDQARGALREIVVPTT, encoded by the exons ATGGTCACCTCCAAGCCCCTGCCGCTCCGCCTCGCGGTGCCGCTCGCCCTCGCCCTCCTCCTCGCGCTCGCCCTCGTCGCCAACTTCCTCTGGGCCTCCTCATCTCGTCGAGCCTCCCCGCTCTCGGCCTCCTCTTCCAGAACG GTGATGCGGAAGCGCGCCAAGGCGGTGGGGCACCTGAACGCGACGTACGCAGACCTGCCGGCGCCGCACTGGGACTGGGAGGAGATGCCCGCGGCGCCCGTGCCACGCCTCGACGGGGCGTCGGTGCAGATTGGGGATCTCCTCTACGTCTTCTCCGGGTACGGGAACATCGACCAT GTCCATTCTCATGTTGATGTTTACAATTTCACTTCTAACACATGGGCCGAAAGGTTTGATATGCCCAAGGAGATGGCACATTCTCATTTAGGAATGGCCTCAGATGGTAGGTACATCTATGCAGTTTCAGGACAGTATGGACCACAGTGCCGCGCCTCGATCAATCGCAACTTCGTTTTCGACACAGAGACTAGAGAGTGGCATGAGTTGCCCCCTTTACCATTTCCTAG GTATGCACCAGCTACTCAGCTTTGGCGTGGGCGGCTCCATGTGATGGGTGGAGGCAAAGAGGACCGTCATGAACCTGGATTGGAGCATTGGAGCCTTGCTGTCAAGGATGGCAAGGCACTGGAGAACGAGTGGCAAGCTGAAGTACCCATACCACGTGGTGGACCTCATAG gttcttgcggacgggtcaccccctggggctggcgcccaagaagagtctcgccattcAAGCGGGACAGATGACGTCGCCTGGTGTCACCCCTGTTTcgagcaggagtggtgccgacgtcGGGTCTGCGTTGGCCAACCCGACGGCGTCTGTGGTGGCACCCACGCCCGCGAAGGTTACCGAGCAGGCGGCTTCCTCCATGGTGGACGtggtacagccggccgagggccgcataccgccggtggaggtggtcgtgaccgcaccaagccaggatcagccgggggcggccgcggtggcgctcgagggcgtggtgcaatccgcgcccccgggggcccaggtggatccgcccgtggcgctcgaagcggcccagatggaggagggcccagtcggagggtcctcgagcgcggcagtggtgccgcatagggtcaggagggagccgcccccggcccctttgtcgggaggaagccgctcccccgcgtggggggagccgccgcttcagtggatggccgctcaggacccgacgtcggctcttttctcgctcgatgatcattctgagagcatggagcgggagggtcttgacatcggaatttcgaccatgctggaggccctggaccaggccagaggagccctgcgtgaaatcgttgttcctactacctag